The Meriones unguiculatus strain TT.TT164.6M chromosome 3, Bangor_MerUng_6.1, whole genome shotgun sequence genomic sequence GCAAGCAGAACATAAATAACTAAACTATAAACAATGAAAGGATCACTGCATATGTATGCACAAAAAAATGCAGAGGTTTAGAAAGGAGAAATGTGCATGGAGAAAAtgcatgggagagagagagagagagagatggagaagtgatagaaaggaagagggaatggggggagagacagagacagaaaatataaaacaaatgggACAAAATACCAGCCTTTAGCTTAGGTGTGAATCAGTCAGTATTCTacactattttaatttttgtaattatgtcaaagtaaaaagtaaacaaaagctAAAGGAAATTCAGCTTTCTTTTATCCAAACATGACACTCCCTACCTCTAAAAGTACCAAGGACAGAGGCTGgcaagatgcctcagcagttaaaaacacttgctgctcttgcagaggtccagTATCAGGTTCCCAGTGCACAGCTTACAACCATGTGTACTCCAGCTCCACAAGATGTGatgctctcttttggcctctgggtacacacatacatatgtgcacagacacaacccccacacatgtaaaataaaataaaatcttcaagaGTCTAAGGATAGCCCAGCAAAACATCCCCATCTTGGCTGTGTTCCCCTGGAAAGctcacttctcttttcttcctggttCCTCAGCAAAACAGGGCTGCACTATAGGGTCTCTCAGTCTCTACAGACCTGAAGTCCTCCCATTCCATCCCCTTAAAAGAGTACCTACCATCAGACTCGCTTTCCTCAGACTCCACCTTCATTGGTTCCATGGGCTTTGGGATGGAAATCAACTCCCTGGAAGAAGCTTCAGTCATCTCCTGCTGCTGGATGGTtttcaggttatctccatgttcTTCAGTATTAGAAGACAAAGCATTTTCCAAGCTAGCTATTGCCTCTGAAGGGACATGAACTGTATCCCCTGCTTGGAAAGTAGGATTCTGTCCACCTTCTGTTTCATCATCACTTGAAAGACACTTACTCTCAGGTGGGTAAAGACCTTTCTGCAGCTCAGGCTCTTCAGGGTGTGTGTCCACCCTCTGATCAGTACGGGTTCTTATTGGAGGTACCAGGGTCGGTTCCCTTGCACTGAGTTGCCCAGAGGCAGAACTGCATGGAACGTCTGTGAATGCTGCTGGAAGGGGAGCTTGCCTACTCTCAACCTCACACTCACTACttatctgagaggcttcattcacCGCAGGAGTAAGTGGCATTTGTTGCTTTGGAGAATCACATGGATGATAAGCAGTACTAAGAGAATGTGCTGACGCTATCTGTTCTTTTTCACTGCTGGAGCTGGCGACGTACTCCTTTACCACAGTCACACTGGGTAAAGGAGGAACTGTGGCAAATGGTGCACCTCCACCTCTCACTGCAACTCCATCAACGTGCTCCTGGTCTGGATTACTTCCGGACAGTGTTCTCACTTCCAGTTCATCACTCCTGGCACACACTTTCCCATCATCCTCCAGAGCTCTCTGAATAGCTGCAAGGGTCTGCGGCGATATGGCGCCTGAATCTGCAGTGGCCCGCGAGCTCCTCTCCCGAGACTGCCTTGCCTCTCCACTCTCGGGCTCCTCTTCTGAGCTGCTTCCCAGCATGGCAGCCTGAATAGCCAGTAAAGTTCTTGGAGAAGGGGGTGTGGCCTCCGGCTCTTTCTCTGGCTTCACTTTCTCATGGGGTGATGTCTTCACGTCAAAAGACATGCTGTGTTCTTtgctggaagaagaaagagattcTGAATCCACATCCGTGACTTTCTTAGCTTGAATAcctaagagaaataaaaacatttctcaCTATGCAATTCACAATGCATTTCTGGGAGGATAAACAAGAGAATCCTGGATCATAAACACAGTAAGACATTTTTATTGAATCCATTCACTAATTCTAAAGTGACTGGCTCTGTAGTAGCTAATCCATTAGAGGCTAAGTACAACTGTTACTACCTAAGCAAGAGTCCACCGGCTTTATCATGGATGTCTTCCCCAGAACTCAAGAGCCACAAAGTACCCTAAATTTAACGTTTGATTTGACAGTAGATAGTCAAAAGTAAAACAAGTGCTTTTATGTATTTCATAAAACATAATTTCATTGTAGATTGTTTCTTATTtgtgttgtaaaaaaaaaaagaaatcaaatcctGGTGTTAGTGCTCACACATgtgaatttataaaattaaatttataaaatgatCTTTCTACTATTTTAATGACCAGTAAAATTGAAAAATGTTGTTGAACCAAGTTCTTTATAATAAaagctgaaatgaaaaaaatttaaaacacccCCCTCCAAGAAAAagcaacaataaagaaaatagaaaaatatttgatACAGTTGCTGAAACTAATGATGTAGAGTAATGAGGCAGTGTGAAAGGGCCTTCTAATTCAAATCTGGCCTTACAGGTTGcgactttattatttatgcatctgtttgtttgtgtagtgtgtgtgtgtatgtgtatgaatatcATGTGTTTGTGGGTAcccgaggaagccagaagaggatattgcaTCCCTTAGAGTTAcagttacaggcacttgtgagctgcTCATGTGAGTGAcctggaacccaggtcctctgaaagagcaggatGAGAGCAAAACTTCTCAGCCATCTCTGAAGCTACTTGATGTATATTTTTAATGCTaacttcatattttaaaaattgctttgatGTAACATATTTTTGTGGtgaaaattttggtttcttttatgttttctgttttgttcccaAATATGGGATATGAAATATTTTTAGTTCATCCTCAGTTCAACTAAATTGAACTCATAAACTCGTGAAGAGGGGACATGATTTTGCTCAGCTGAAAACAGACGTGAGAAGGCACAagatgttttgctggaagctgtctcGAGCAACAGACATGttttttgccagctggaaaaaCAGCCCTGTGTGGACTAGAGAAGGGAGAACTAGAAGCCCACAGAGACAACGCTTCATGGCTACACTTTGTAAGGTTCACATCGCTTTGctggtctttgtttttctgcACTTCACTTCTCAGTGAGCAAGCTCCAGAGAACTTGTGGCACTCCAGCTGAGTCTTGATGCTTTCACTCTTGCCGATTCTGTggagtcttcctgtttctgctgaCGGTGCCCCTGCTGTTGATtcgtgttgctgtttggtgttggctagttgactggactgctggtgtccAGACAACAAAGAGTGGAACTGCCCCAAGGAACGTCTAAAAAAGGTCCACAACCCCCTTTCCTAATAACCTTTTCTCACCttcctctggtcagtgggttggaagggagtaaaaatgtttaagaaccctaaataaagtttgtttttgaaaaatctaagcctacatatTCGCACATCTTCTTAAAATACGGTAGATATTAAATTTGAATCCATCACAAAGAAAAATGGTCAAAAATCTGAGGAAATGTTTGAAATGTTCTACTGTCAGTGGAGAGCAAAACTCTACCTTATGTAGTTAATGTATATAATAAATTGATAAATATTGGAAGCCACCCCTCACCGGACACTTTACAGACAAGATGTGACCCAGCCCACTGAACAAACCTGTATCAGAAATAATCATGTTCTCAACCTGCCTGGATGAAAGTAAAGAATCACAGAGGTTAGGCCTCTTGCTCACGAATTAAGTGGCAGAACTGGAACTCAAGCTCATGTTTGCTTCTAAAATCCCATGATTTCAACTTCTGTTTTCTCTATCATACGAAGACTCTCTGCGTTActtcattttctctcattttttaaaagtagggtTTCTCTATATGATAGGAGGCATACTAGGGGGCATACTAGGGAAGGAACTGGAAGAATAGAAGAAAGGTAAAGGTTGAAGGTGGGAAGGGTCAATCAAAACCAAAGATATGTGCTAACATCACAGAAATGCACCACTCTATAAACTAAAAagcacaattaaaaaaacaacaaaaaaagtgtgAATGGAAGTCCCCTCCATGAGTTGATAGCATTGCTCCCAGAAACCATGGGGTCTTGAACAAAAATCCTAGTGCCAAGTGCAAGACATTCCCCATGAGTCTCTGACCAGACAGCCCAAGAAGCCCCCAAAACAATACAGtccattgctgttgctcttgCTTAACCACAACTAGATGGTAAAATCCTATTGCAAAGGACACAACACACCATGGACACAGGACACAGAAAAGTGAACCTGGAAGTGAGCTGGACACCTCCTCTCTGCTACTCCTCCTCTGCAGGACTAAAAGGCACCAGACAGGCTGCTGAGGGTGAGAGATTACCAAGTCTTTCCCAGTAGGAATCCTGTGTGCTACAATCCTGACTTGACAAACAAGATACCCACATCAGTGCAGCAAGAATACCTTGCGGTCAAATCAGTGTCCCGCTCAGTGGATCTGGGGTCCACTCCACGGGAGGGAAGACATGCCTGAGACTGTAAATCCCACACGTGTGCCTAAAGCCTATTGTTGCCACTAGCCTGGGCCAGAGAAGCTCCTCCCTGAAGAGGGTGACAGTCAACGCAGAGTTCTGGAACAAGCAACTGCTGAGcgctcagccctaaatgagacTTTTGTAtggcgcacacacgcacacaccaatATCGTAAAAGGGGAATGTCACAAGAGGGGAGGGggtagaaagaatgaaggagGGTGAGGATGGAAAGAGACCCTACAAAATGCTGTGTTCTGGATATTGGATGGCCGTCATAATGATAAGCACAGAGTAGCTGTGGCCACCTGCATAAGACCTACAGGAGAGCACAGCTCCCTTGATTGACAGAAGTGTTCATAGGCTGTGTCTCTGCTTTGACTGGCACAGAAGAATGCAGCCCATCACTGCAGGCACGACAGCAGGAGAACACTGCTTCCCTATCATGATTTGTAGCTGTCAAATCAATGATGGTGCCTGGTACCTTTTATCAAGATGTAGTGTGAGGTGTCTTCAGAGACCACTCTTCTTGACTCTACCTCCTTCAGAAAGCCTCCCTCATCTTCATATTGCCTCTGGATTTGCCCTGAGTGCTGCTGGTTCATTTCCTTTTGAACATTTTCTATATGCTGGTTTAGGTAGTTTTTCTTAAGCAAGCCTTTCAGCTGGTACTGTGAAAAGTCATGAGACTCCTAGGGACAAAATAAAATTACTGGTTACATTAAGATGATAAAACCACCACTGTCCAACCCATTTCCAAAAGGTAGAGTTTCGTAGCATACCAATACAATTTGAAAACTAAGGGGGTTTCACtgttaacttcattttttttgtgttgtgtttttgagatagtctctccaagtcagcctggaactcactatatagatataaatcaagctagccttgaaattgtgaaaatcctcctgcctctgcctccaaactaCTGTGGTTAGCACAGATGGCATTATAACAgccttaaaaatatttgaaaaacaaagaattaagcaaaaaaaatacataataataataataataataatgaaagacctttttattatttaatcattcgtttaaaaatcattttctgaGCTAGACCACATAGCTATAGCATGAcatgtgatggtggctcagtgaAACACAACCTTCTAAAATACAAGTGAAGTGCCTTGCAATGTCCTTGGTCCACAGGACACACAGAGTAAATAACCAGAGGTATTACTAATCGTAGTTTACATGAATAAAGCCTTTCCCATTGAAGGCATTCTGAGTCCTTTTATATTGCCCACCTTGACTTACCTTCACAGGCATCCAATGAGACATTTTCCTATCTCCAGTCTGCGAATGATGAGCTTGAGACTTTAACAGTAGACTCGCACGGGAGACCCCAGACAGACGGCTGACTAAAACTGAGTCTGTTAGTAGACTTACGACTGTCCCTGCTACACATGGATCTTCTCTCATCAACATCATGTGCACGATGGATAAGTCACACCACGGTCCATCCTGGACTACTCAGAACTCTCTCCTCATGGACCCACCCTAGCCTCCTAGCCTTAGTGACATCATGGTtgcacagagaaaaagagaaaaccacTAGACGctacctttctcctctccttctcactCCACTCAACCCTTTTTCTATCAGTAATACTCAGAGAATCTGCacacctctgaaagaacaaggcTAAAAGACAGATGGAGCATGAATTGTTTTCCCaccaaaatataaataatttcttGTACCCAAAAATTTTGATAAAATCATTTccatgtaccttttttttttttttaaccctagcTACATAGAAAACCAGAAATGACTGACTTATCTGGCTTTTTTCATCTTTCTGGTACCAAAGTAAAAAAGTATTCTAAAGTCTATGGCAagttaaaaaatgcaaaaacaaaaaccaaacaactacaTCAATTGCTGTCAATTTACATTCTACCTCAGCATGTGAGGAGAACTGCTGTCAACAGAGGCGGTGGCAGGAGGAAGGAGAACGGAACTCACGCGCCAGGAACTAAAGACAGCAAGTACTCAGTGGGGGCACAGATTACATAATCAACAGCAACATGATCAGGACATACTCAACAACACACGACCATGCACACCAGACCTGCTCCAGCTTCCTGTGACTCTGAAGTTACTATTCTCAGACCACCCTGTTCCCACTAGTCACAAAGAAGGAGAGGAACACACACAAGCCTATATCTGGAATTTCAAGTCAGAAATCTTTTCCATGTCACAGTTACTTTTTGTAAATAATGTATGTTGTGTGACATACATTTAAAGTGACTTCTGGGAACAGTCCAAGAACCACATGGTGCTGGGCACTTCCTGTGTGAGACACTTGAGTTACCCGCTATGGGTGTAGCCAGGATCAGGACAGGCATGTTCTATGCTGAATTGCAGTGAATGCATAAACAAACCATGCCTCCTGTGGCCTGAGATACACAGACTCTGTACCCTTGCAACCGGGATTCTCTCTAAAGTACCACCTGccaattttctcttctttctgtgaaGCTTTACTGAAGTTTAATTCTAAGCATTGGTGTGCTACTGTGCACTGCTGGCTGTTTTACCTCTGGCATTGCTTCAAACAGTGTTCGTCTTCGCTTGGTAAACTCTTTCATGTCAGTCAAGATCTCATGCTTTACTTCTGGTGGCAGGCTGCTGAAGTCCTCAGACTCAATATCTATGGCATGAGGATCATGAAAGAATTCTTCCTATAAGGAATAAAATGTTAGCATCACTGAATTCATATTTACCCATTTAGGTCTATTCGCTGTTACAAACACTCACTGTGTTAACATTATAAATATAGCTCTATGTAATCTACACATAGAAGTATACATTCTATAACAGGCATCATAGTGAACAAGCAGACAAGCAATCAATCCCTTCATTTGTTCCTTCAGTCCAAAGCAAACCACTTACCAGGCACTTATACACCACCCTGGCCCTGCTTTAAGAGTTTGGGTACTGTGCTAACTATGTACGTAAGTGCCTTAATCTTAGGAGTGCAGCAAGGCATATcagcaagtaaataaataagcaagataATTGTTAGAACATCCAACAGGCTGATCTGATGAGAGTAATCAGGGAAACAAAAAGGATAAAATTCTTATGGGTTAGATGGAGAAAACCCTACCAGACAGATGTCCTGAGCAGGGATCTGAAAAATACCAAGACCCTGATGGGTATGGGGATCCTAAACTGAAGAAGACAAGTGTAAGCGCCATGAGATGAGAAGACTTGTGGAAATGAGCCATTTTTATACTTACATTAGTTgtatattttgaaatttaaataatgccttaaaaattaattttcctaaATCACATGGCCCGTGAACACTGAAGTCCTGACCACAGGATCCTCAGTAACACCACTTGCTAACACCTGATGCATGGATAATGCAGAGCCATAGGAAGTTGAAAGAAACCGAGGTTTTAGCAGAAAAGTCTTCTACCAGACATACCAAAACAATAAGACCTTAGGGAGTCAAAGAATGCTACCTACTACGATACTAAGCTTGaaaaaaagttcatttaaaataaaaaattgcacaaaggaggctagagaggtggctcaatgactaagagcactagctgctcttctaaagCATCAAAGCTTTATTGCCAATATCACGCATGATGGTTCACAGAGTTCTGTCCCCAGCGATCTGAcatccttttctgacctccacagattcTGCATGcttgtggtgcacagatatacatgcaggcaaaacacccatacaccacataaaaaaaaatagtaagtgaATAAATCCAAGGGGGGTAAAAAAAAAACCGTTCAAGAACCAGGAGTGGTAGTGCTTCGTatataattccagcatttgagagACTAGGgtaggaggattgcaagttctaggccagccaaggctactaaCAGAAGTAAAATCTGTGTGACTTCAGTGATTAAAGGCAATACTCACTGACGTGCATGGCGATGCTCTACCACGTGAGCAGAGTCTTTGAGTCTCTTGTTGACATTTTCCCTTGTAGGTACTGCGCTGAAAACATGTAGCCAAGAATATGGTAGAAAGGAAACTATACAACATCCAAAGCAAGGCAACAGTTTTTGCCTAGGATCTCCTTTTGGATGTTTCCCCTTGGCAGAGCCCCGTGCTAGGAAATAGCACAGGCCATATACAGGCTACATGAAATTATAGCCATCAGCCTCACTGAGGTCAGCTGATGGCCACAGCCAACCATCGAGCATGCAGGTGAAGGAGCACATGAAGTAATTTCAGCCCCAGCTACATCCTGAAAGCATCTACATGGAAGACCCCGAGAGAGAAGCACCTCCCTGGGCTTATGGACTCCAAGCAGTGTGGCAGAGTGATAAAAATGGCCACTTTTATACCACTATGTTACATTGCAAAAAATAATTAGAACACATTCACTGGCATGAGTAAACAAATATAGGCACGCATATATATCTGCCCAAATCTTCCAAGTTACTTTAAATACAAAGACTGTTGTTTTTGCATTTAATTGTGGCACTGGGGAATGAATCTACAGTGTTATGCATACCAAGCAAGCACTCTAGCAACAAGTTATATTCCTGGCCCCAAGAAAGTATCCTTACATTCTGTCTAACCATGTATTACTACTTACTTTTTGAATAATcagttatcttaaaaaaaaaaaagcttactttGAATATATAGGAATGCTCTTTCTGAGCCGATGCTCCATGAGGACAAAGCCATGTTCACCTCAAGCGCCAAGGTAGTGAAGGCCAAAGGCGGGCTCATAAAGGTTCATTTAGACAAAGCACAGCTGAACAACGTGGAGCACAAGATCAAAACTTTTTCTGGTGTGTTTAAGAAGCTCATGGGCAAGGATGTTGATTTTGAATTTCCAGAGCTTCAGTTGTAAAGATAATGACTAAATAAAGTATCATTCGCAGTATAAAtagttaattaactaattaattaaaaaatatataggaaTGCATAATGAAGCTGGATGTGGTActgcacaactttaatcctagcccGTGGGAGGCTGAAGGAAGACAGAACTCTTGAGTTCGAGGtaagcctggtctatacagtaagctccagaacagctaggactacaaagaaaaacaaaaactcaataataataataataataataataataataaggccaAATTCAATATACAAGTGTATGAAAGGCATAGGTAAGTGTGGACttgacatatacatatatgtacatgcaatcagaaacacacacagtaaaaGGGGCACCCAGCTTTACTTCTTATTGGGAACTTCCATAAAACGTCCTACCTCATAAGGATAACTCATTTTCACCATTTCGAATAGCAAAACCCATTCTGAATTCCCATGTTATATAAGTACCTGCAAAGCTTGCTTTTGTTCCATTCTTTCTTGCCATTGcttttcatcttcctcttctgaACTGTAAGTcaagaaaacaattttaacatCTGTGATTTTTAACAAATACTTACACACATTTCTTGCGCTCAAGGTCTACAAGAGTGAGTGGGATGAGAAAACTGTAACTCCGGGGTCGCACCGTCTGGTGAGGGACAGGTGCAAGTAGCAGCTGCAGTAAGAACCCTAACCCCATCCACAAGGAAGAGAAGGTGGCTAAAGATGGGTTAAGGAGTAAATCATCTAAAAAGCTTCAGACATTGTGGTGGTTTAAACGGGATTAACCCCAACAGGCTCGTATGTCTGAACACTTGGTGCCTAACTGGTGGAactatttaggaaggattaggaggcgtggccttgttggaggaggcatgTTACAGGCGTCAGGGTGTGAGACCAAACCCTCCCACCATCCCAGTGCACTCTACACCTTCCACTTAAGGCTCCAGATGTGAGTTCGCAGCTGTTCCTACTGCCATGCCTTCACTCTGCCATAATAGACTctagccctctggaaccatatgcccaattaaacactttctttgaccagctgccttggtcatgtgtttgttacagaaataaaaaagtaactaatacagaggGCCATGGAAGCTTTCCAGAATCTCCTAcaattacattggtggatttgcTAGGAATAAACAAAGGACCCAAATGTAAGATATAACAGAGGGTACATGCAAGGAAGTGTTCTAGACACGTGAACTGAGCTCTACAGTCATTTGGAAATAAGGAAAGGAAAATCTGCTCATGACAGTAAGGAGACCAAGCGAGGAGGTGATTAAACCAAGCGAGGAGTGATTAAACATCTGAAAGTTTATTCTGAAGAAATGACAagctaagccaggcatggtaatacaggcctgtaaccccaacactaacCAGGCTACAGCAGGAAGATTATAAGTTCATGGCCAGCCCGGATTACACAGCAATTCCAGGCCAGACTAGAGTAGGCACTGGaaatttgtcatttaaaaaaaaagcataaaaataccatgaagtttaaaagaaagaaaacaaccatAATTGGGCTATAAATATATTGTAGAAGACAAAGCAGACTGCACTGGAAGGTGGGGAGTTGAGGCAAAGGCACGAGATCAAggatgaaacagaaataaatttcgGTGCTATTGAGATAGTCATGACAacaatgtggagaaagaaatggctGATACAAAATCTGCTCTGTTGCCACGGAGCCCCTGGGAAGAGAACGAGAGGCCAAAACTGTCTACACTTCTGCTCCTCCACCAACACTTCAAACACAGACACCTTGAAGGCTAACCACCAGCAGAGCAAGACTCACGGAAAAACTGGAAAGGAGCAACTAGAAAGGTACCAGGAATGCAGGCCAGCAGGTCATGGCAGCCACATGGGCAGAGAAGT encodes the following:
- the Ercc5 gene encoding DNA excision repair protein ERCC-5 isoform X2; the encoded protein is MGVHGLWRLLECAGRRVSPEALEGKVLAVDISIWLNQALKGVRDRHGNAVENAHLLTLFHRLCKLLFFRIRPIFVFDGDAPLLKKQTLAKRRQKKDSASTDSRRTTEKLLKTFLKRQALKTAFKSKRNEALPSLTQVRRENDIYALPPLPEEEKHSSEEEDEKQWQERMEQKQALQEEFFHDPHAIDIESEDFSSLPPEVKHEILTDMKEFTKRRRTLFEAMPEESHDFSQYQLKGLLKKNYLNQHIENVQKEMNQQHSGQIQRQYEDEGGFLKEVESRRVVSEDTSHYILIKGIQAKKVTDVDSESLSSSSKEHSMSFDVKTSPHEKVKPEKEPEATPPSPRTLLAIQAAMLGSSSEEEPESGEARQSRERSSRATADSGAISPQTLAAIQRALEDDGKVCARSDELEVRTLSGSNPDQEHVDGVAVRGGGAPFATVPPLPSVTVVKEYVASSSSEKEQIASAHSLSTAYHPCDSPKQQMPLTPAVNEASQISSECEVESRQAPLPAAFTDVPCSSASGQLSAREPTLVPPIRTRTDQRVDTHPEEPELQKGLYPPESKCLSSDDETEGGQNPTFQAGDTVHVPSEAIASLENALSSNTEEHGDNLKTIQQQEMTEASSRELISIPKPMEPMKVESEESESDGSFVEVQSIVSDDELQTESSEASEHPSEQGTEEPRGTQEEETAIDTECLLGDSTHGEDVAMEEPRKAERDAEDSPDEWQDVNLEELDALESNLLAEQNSLNAQKQQQERIAASVTGQMFLESQELLRLFGIPYIQAPMEAEAQCAILDLTDQTSGTITDDSDIWLFGARHVYKNFFNKNKFVEYYQYVDFHNQLGLDRNKLINLAYLLGSDYTEGIPTVGNVTAMEILNEFPGRGLDPLLKFS